A single window of uncultured Methanospirillum sp. DNA harbors:
- a CDS encoding aminotransferase class V-fold PLP-dependent enzyme, producing the protein MTRYAGYRVQESNFIVQQANLRDLIYLNNAASTWPKPACVLDVVSEAARLPYLESGRTTLEGQVSYPDEGREALASFFHTNEPGEYVFTSNATDSLNILIHGFAASHASPFHVITTELEHNSVIRPLLSLKKAGKISLTIVPADSGGHIHPDSIVEAITPETRLGVINHGSNVTGAVQDIREISRVLHDEGVFSVFDGSQTAGQIPISLSETSADAFVFTGHKYLFGTPGIGGFFLRTPEPVLPLIQGGTGFDSASPDHPGEMPVRFEAGTPNFPGIAALTAGLRYLSDIGFDTITSHLSSMSGYLSERMSHLDSLILYAPNPDTPIISFNLSDVDPEDIGLILGRKYHIVTRTGLHCAPWIHKKLTGGAGCVRMSMSYLNTMEQCRIVADIIEELAA; encoded by the coding sequence GTGACAAGGTACGCTGGGTACCGGGTGCAGGAGAGTAATTTCATCGTGCAGCAGGCGAATCTTCGGGATCTTATCTACCTGAATAATGCTGCCAGTACCTGGCCAAAACCGGCATGTGTACTGGATGTTGTATCAGAGGCAGCCCGTCTTCCTTATCTTGAATCCGGGAGAACGACACTGGAAGGTCAGGTCTCTTATCCTGATGAAGGAAGAGAGGCACTTGCTTCTTTTTTTCATACAAATGAACCGGGTGAGTATGTCTTCACCTCAAATGCGACAGATTCGCTCAATATCCTTATTCACGGGTTTGCTGCATCCCATGCCTCCCCGTTTCATGTGATCACAACCGAACTTGAACACAACTCTGTGATCCGCCCGCTTCTGTCCCTTAAAAAGGCGGGAAAAATCTCACTCACCATCGTGCCGGCAGATTCAGGTGGGCATATTCATCCTGATTCAATCGTTGAAGCCATTACTCCGGAAACCAGACTTGGCGTTATCAATCATGGCAGCAACGTAACCGGGGCAGTGCAGGATATCAGGGAAATAAGCCGTGTCCTTCATGATGAAGGGGTTTTTTCGGTCTTTGACGGATCACAGACTGCCGGACAGATTCCAATCAGTCTCTCTGAAACATCTGCTGACGCTTTTGTCTTTACCGGGCATAAATACCTGTTCGGAACTCCCGGCATTGGAGGATTTTTCCTCAGAACTCCTGAACCTGTCCTCCCACTAATACAGGGGGGTACCGGGTTCGACTCTGCTTCCCCTGATCACCCCGGGGAGATGCCGGTACGCTTTGAAGCTGGAACTCCGAACTTTCCGGGCATTGCTGCACTGACAGCCGGGCTGCGGTACCTGTCTGATATCGGTTTTGATACGATAACCTCTCATCTCAGTTCAATGTCCGGGTATCTCTCAGAACGTATGTCACACCTTGATTCGCTGATACTGTATGCACCAAATCCGGATACACCGATCATTTCGTTCAATCTCTCTGACGTGGATCCAGAAGATATCGGCTTGATTCTTGGAAGAAAATATCATATCGTCACCCGGACCGGTCTTCATTGTGCCCCGTGGATTCACAAAAAACTTACTGGTGGGGCAGGCTGTGTCAGGATGAGCATGTCGTACCTGAATACCATGGAACAGTGCAGGATCGTGGCTGATATTATTGAGGAACTGGCGGCATGA
- the cysK gene encoding cysteine synthase A: MGRIYNDITKTIGNTPLIRLNRITKGLSTQTFPPTILVKQESRNPLGSVKDRLGVALIEAAERDGLIKPGTTIIEPTSGNTGIALAFVAAAKGYKLILVMPESFSVERRKIFKALGADLILSSAAEGMTGAVNLAEQIHREHPDSYLVPQQFKNPANPEIHRRTTAEEIWNDTDGQVDIVVAGAGTGGTITGIASVIKPRKASFKAIAVEAAASPVISGGKPGKHKIQGISPGFVPDVLGVNLLDQVIQITDEEAYEYARRLASEEGILAGPSSGAAVAAAVKLGSLPENAGKLIVAILPDTGERYLSTDLFDYQE, encoded by the coding sequence ATGGGACGAATTTACAATGATATTACCAAAACGATAGGAAACACACCACTCATCCGTCTTAACCGCATAACCAAGGGATTAAGCACCCAGACATTTCCACCAACAATTCTGGTGAAACAGGAATCACGCAACCCGCTCGGGAGCGTGAAGGACAGGCTGGGTGTTGCCCTGATTGAGGCAGCAGAACGCGATGGGCTCATCAAACCGGGGACAACCATTATTGAGCCGACGAGTGGTAACACCGGAATCGCTCTTGCGTTTGTTGCGGCTGCAAAGGGATACAAGTTGATATTAGTGATGCCGGAGTCGTTCAGTGTCGAGCGAAGGAAGATCTTCAAGGCCCTTGGAGCAGATCTCATCCTCTCTTCAGCAGCAGAAGGAATGACAGGAGCAGTCAACCTGGCCGAGCAGATCCACCGGGAGCACCCTGACAGTTACCTTGTTCCCCAGCAGTTCAAGAATCCGGCAAACCCTGAGATCCACCGGAGAACAACTGCAGAAGAGATCTGGAACGATACCGACGGACAGGTTGATATCGTTGTTGCAGGAGCAGGAACAGGAGGGACCATCACCGGTATTGCATCGGTTATCAAGCCAAGAAAGGCATCATTCAAGGCCATCGCTGTTGAAGCTGCTGCATCGCCTGTTATCTCCGGTGGTAAACCAGGAAAGCACAAGATTCAGGGTATCAGTCCGGGATTTGTCCCTGATGTGCTTGGAGTGAATCTGCTTGACCAGGTGATTCAGATCACCGATGAAGAAGCCTATGAGTATGCACGCCGGCTGGCATCAGAAGAGGGTATTCTTGCAGGTCCATCATCAGGAGCAGCAGTGGCAGCTGCAGTGAAGCTTGGATCCCTGCCAGAGAATGCGGGAAAATTGATCGTTGCCATTCTTCCGGATACCGGAGAACGATACCTCTCAACAGATCTCTTCGATTACCAGGAATAA
- a CDS encoding HesA/MoeB/ThiF family protein, producing the protein MESPDLSSVGLSKDEKERYLRQILIFGSEGQESLKKSHVFIAGCGGLGSPIALYLAAAGVGTLTLVDQDTVVLSNLNRQFLHWSADIGRTKVRSGEEKLRCLNPEISIHAIHDSITSESLPVLAKGADIIVDAVDSMETRLILNSYSVRFKIPFVHGAVHGLKGQMMVIMPDETACLQCLVHRPIRYPVVPVLGVTAGIIGLMEANEVIKLITGTGRVQAGRLVLWDGEQGTVDNLKVRRDPFCPVCKRSESSDRSSQEIHGNHFS; encoded by the coding sequence ATGGAGTCACCTGATCTGTCATCCGTTGGTTTGTCAAAGGATGAGAAGGAACGATACCTTCGTCAGATCCTGATATTTGGTTCAGAAGGCCAGGAGTCTCTCAAAAAAAGCCATGTATTCATAGCCGGCTGTGGTGGTCTCGGCTCCCCGATTGCCCTGTATCTTGCAGCTGCTGGAGTCGGAACACTGACTCTGGTTGATCAGGATACTGTGGTCTTGTCCAACCTGAACCGCCAGTTTCTGCACTGGTCTGCTGATATCGGGAGAACAAAGGTGAGGTCAGGAGAGGAGAAACTTCGATGTCTCAATCCTGAAATATCCATCCACGCCATTCATGATTCTATTACCTCTGAGTCTCTTCCTGTTCTTGCAAAAGGCGCTGATATCATCGTCGATGCTGTTGACTCAATGGAGACTCGTCTGATTCTTAATTCATATTCGGTCAGATTCAAGATCCCGTTTGTTCATGGGGCTGTTCATGGACTTAAAGGCCAGATGATGGTGATAATGCCCGATGAGACCGCCTGCCTGCAGTGTCTTGTTCATCGTCCCATACGATATCCGGTCGTTCCGGTACTGGGGGTAACGGCGGGCATCATCGGGCTTATGGAAGCGAACGAAGTGATCAAACTGATCACCGGAACAGGCAGAGTTCAGGCAGGCAGACTTGTTCTCTGGGATGGGGAACAGGGAACTGTCGATAATCTCAAGGTCAGAAGAGACCCTTTCTGCCCGGTATGTAAACGATCTGAATCGTCTGATCGATCCAGCCAAGAGATCCATGGTAATCATTTTAGCTGA
- a CDS encoding molybdenum cofactor biosynthesis protein MoaE, translated as MYRLQEDPIDLTQVFEDIGPETGAVLIFAGTVRNDGMDVLRLETDKEEAEKEIQKIISEAEEKWDLTRVQVIHRYGPMKVGEVIVLITVASGHRDVAYAASRYLIDELKVRVPIWKAELFGDKVRWVPGAGE; from the coding sequence ATGTACCGTCTACAGGAAGACCCCATCGATCTGACGCAGGTTTTTGAGGATATCGGGCCTGAAACAGGGGCTGTTCTCATCTTTGCAGGTACAGTGAGGAATGACGGGATGGACGTCCTGCGACTCGAGACCGATAAGGAAGAGGCTGAAAAAGAGATCCAGAAGATAATTTCAGAGGCTGAAGAGAAGTGGGATCTTACTCGTGTCCAGGTTATTCACCGGTACGGGCCGATGAAAGTCGGTGAAGTGATCGTGCTCATCACGGTTGCATCCGGCCATCGCGATGTTGCATATGCAGCATCACGGTATCTTATCGATGAACTGAAGGTCCGGGTTCCGATCTGGAAAGCAGAACTCTTTGGTGACAAGGTACGCTGGGTACCGGGTGCAGGAGAGTAA
- a CDS encoding TetR/AcrR family transcriptional regulator has translation MSPPRAERHSEAADVPLGKREIILNVALHLFTSQGFHATPTSQISKEAGISTGTLFHYFPDKNSLFEQLYLSIKKDMAEAIRTCDDPDLDPRTRLERCFHGFVTWGISNHEKFLFVEQFYHSPSISEEVMREAHAEFAWMNQISEEAIAKGLIRDLPHEFYLVMVSQIMFGVVKLIAAGETGLSSEKLISLGLDLIWRNTGSDDKIASSVKLNI, from the coding sequence ATGAGTCCACCCCGAGCTGAAAGGCATTCAGAAGCCGCAGACGTTCCACTTGGAAAACGTGAAATTATACTGAATGTTGCCCTTCATCTCTTTACAAGCCAGGGGTTTCATGCAACCCCCACCTCACAGATCAGTAAGGAGGCAGGCATCTCCACGGGGACGCTTTTTCACTATTTCCCTGATAAAAACAGCCTTTTTGAACAGTTGTATCTCTCGATTAAGAAGGATATGGCTGAAGCGATCAGAACCTGTGATGATCCTGATCTTGATCCAAGGACCAGACTTGAGCGGTGCTTTCATGGTTTTGTCACCTGGGGGATCTCAAACCATGAGAAATTTCTCTTTGTCGAGCAGTTCTATCACTCTCCAAGTATCTCTGAAGAAGTCATGCGTGAAGCCCATGCTGAATTTGCCTGGATGAATCAGATATCTGAAGAGGCGATTGCCAAGGGACTGATCCGTGATCTTCCTCATGAGTTCTATCTTGTCATGGTCTCTCAGATCATGTTTGGCGTTGTTAAACTGATTGCAGCCGGAGAAACAGGCCTGTCTTCAGAAAAATTGATCAGTCTAGGGCTTGACCTCATCTGGCGGAATACCGGGTCTGATGACAAAATTGCCTCTTCTGTAAAGCTTAATATCTGA
- a CDS encoding thiamine-phosphate synthase family protein: MSDELVELYGYFSLALEKIEQCREFGLLIPEVRTNLVYARKSARTRDDVLAVDGRITVVNGMPHAAGRPRLGASSHMARLIIELAKVDPSYRAGIDFMNNPEFAIWLKDYCASKGWAFSVIDRSNEPEEVKEKECGSMPWKVAEAVRACGGVAPKVFYETGAVGKEPVTVLVGKNPIEVVDQVIELAHQYLTEKSKR; the protein is encoded by the coding sequence GTGTCTGATGAACTGGTTGAATTATACGGCTACTTCTCCCTTGCACTGGAGAAGATAGAGCAATGCAGGGAGTTTGGTCTTCTGATCCCTGAAGTCAGGACAAATCTTGTGTATGCCAGGAAGTCTGCAAGAACCAGGGATGATGTACTGGCTGTTGACGGGAGAATTACAGTAGTCAACGGAATGCCTCATGCAGCCGGCCGTCCCCGGCTTGGTGCATCGAGTCATATGGCACGTCTCATCATCGAACTTGCCAAAGTTGATCCCTCATATCGTGCCGGAATTGACTTCATGAACAATCCTGAGTTTGCCATATGGCTCAAAGACTACTGCGCCTCTAAGGGATGGGCCTTCTCGGTGATTGACCGAAGCAACGAACCTGAAGAGGTGAAGGAGAAGGAATGCGGGTCAATGCCCTGGAAAGTTGCTGAAGCAGTACGTGCATGTGGTGGTGTTGCTCCAAAAGTCTTCTACGAGACTGGAGCAGTAGGAAAGGAGCCAGTTACTGTGCTGGTTGGGAAAAACCCAATTGAGGTCGTTGATCAGGTCATTGAACTTGCTCATCAGTACCTGACAGAAAAATCAAAACGGTAG
- a CDS encoding AIR synthase family protein — protein MTDRLPKIGKIDTGIFNSFLQHRLGAPDSSVIVPPRTGIDAGVISLGNGEVLIVAEDPIFAIPGQPLEMFGWYTVHIGASDVAVMGVAPRYMTYSLLLPPDTPDDDLKEIVNSIHQAASELGIAIVGGHTGYYPGFAAPTIGGVTVFAIAKEDSYVTPAGAHSGNVVILTKGPAIETAGLLSVLRESDLLATYDTNLVHRAQALCKKMSVVQDALIAMKTGAVTGMHDATEGGVIGGLFEIADASGVGMVIDESLFVYPPEVKMVCEHFEIDPVKAIAEGSLLITAEKEGADKIISVLKENGIAASVIGYVTENCDQRVITRLDGTEIPLAVPEQDPFWPVFFESVS, from the coding sequence TTGACAGACAGGCTTCCAAAAATCGGAAAGATAGATACTGGTATATTCAATTCATTTCTTCAGCACAGGCTTGGAGCTCCCGATTCATCAGTTATCGTTCCACCCCGTACCGGGATAGATGCAGGGGTTATCTCGCTTGGCAACGGCGAAGTTCTTATCGTGGCCGAGGATCCGATATTCGCGATTCCGGGTCAGCCTCTTGAGATGTTCGGGTGGTATACTGTTCATATCGGTGCCAGTGACGTTGCGGTGATGGGAGTTGCTCCCCGGTACATGACTTATTCCCTGTTGCTTCCTCCCGATACCCCTGATGATGATCTCAAGGAAATTGTCAATTCTATCCATCAGGCCGCTTCAGAACTTGGTATCGCGATTGTGGGTGGGCATACCGGGTACTACCCGGGATTTGCAGCTCCTACTATCGGGGGTGTGACGGTCTTTGCAATCGCCAAGGAAGACTCGTATGTAACTCCGGCAGGAGCCCATTCGGGAAATGTGGTCATCCTTACAAAAGGGCCGGCAATAGAGACGGCAGGCCTCCTCTCCGTCCTGCGTGAAAGCGATCTTCTTGCAACATATGATACCAACCTCGTTCACCGTGCCCAGGCCCTCTGCAAAAAGATGAGTGTTGTTCAGGATGCGTTGATTGCAATGAAAACCGGAGCGGTGACAGGTATGCATGACGCAACTGAAGGTGGCGTTATCGGAGGGTTATTTGAGATCGCTGATGCCAGTGGGGTTGGGATGGTGATCGATGAGTCTCTCTTTGTCTATCCGCCGGAAGTGAAGATGGTCTGTGAACATTTCGAAATTGATCCGGTAAAGGCGATTGCTGAAGGTTCCCTTCTGATCACTGCAGAGAAGGAAGGGGCGGACAAGATCATTTCAGTCCTTAAAGAGAACGGGATTGCGGCATCGGTGATCGGGTACGTCACTGAGAATTGTGATCAACGGGTGATCACCCGGCTTGATGGAACCGAGATCCCGCTCGCGGTACCAGAACAGGATCCGTTCTGGCCGGTCTTTTTTGAGAGCGTATCATAA
- a CDS encoding ABC transporter ATP-binding protein produces the protein MNLIEARDLSIVYHRGSEEIHALNGVSISIQAGEFVSIVGPSGSGKTGLMNILGLLDAPSGGTVMIDGTDVTRLKERERVIIRRDSIGFVFQQFFLIPTMTARENLELPLLFSRKKPDPEKTETILEMLGLAHRGDHLPHQLSGGEMQRVAIGRALMNDPKIILADEPTGNLDSASSEKIFDLFRKLREMGLTLIVVTHNTELANRADRVFTIRDGMLTGTEPVCSPCA, from the coding sequence ATGAACCTGATTGAAGCCCGGGATCTCTCCATAGTATACCATCGGGGAAGTGAAGAGATTCATGCCCTCAACGGGGTGAGTATATCAATACAAGCAGGAGAATTTGTCTCTATCGTGGGTCCTTCAGGATCAGGAAAGACCGGGCTCATGAACATCCTTGGACTTCTGGATGCTCCATCCGGTGGGACCGTGATGATAGATGGAACTGACGTAACAAGACTCAAAGAGAGAGAGAGGGTCATCATACGAAGAGATAGCATTGGATTCGTCTTTCAGCAATTCTTCCTTATTCCTACAATGACAGCCAGGGAAAACCTTGAACTTCCCCTGCTCTTCAGCAGGAAAAAACCGGATCCTGAGAAGACCGAGACAATCCTGGAGATGCTTGGTCTTGCTCACCGTGGGGATCACCTCCCACATCAGCTCTCAGGTGGGGAGATGCAGCGTGTTGCCATCGGAAGGGCCCTGATGAATGATCCAAAAATTATTCTGGCTGATGAGCCGACCGGTAATCTCGATTCAGCAAGTTCAGAAAAGATCTTTGATCTTTTCAGAAAACTCAGAGAAATGGGGCTCACCCTCATCGTTGTGACCCATAACACCGAACTGGCAAACCGGGCTGACCGGGTATTTACGATCCGTGACGGGATGCTTACCGGAACAGAACCGGTATGCTCTCCCTGTGCCTGA
- a CDS encoding ABC transporter permease, which translates to MNFWSLAVKNLRRRRVRTLLTIIGVAIAIAVLYSLLSFNAGYERQLSGEMNSLGVSLLAVPKGCPYEAASLVMHGGVIPKYLNESNLQTIRSTTGVEIATPMLLQQFTNNGTSHVVYGIESAEMQKIKPWWKVQGRFFTDDEKNVMVIGSALAELDGAKVGDTIPIGQAKEHFSIVGILEQTGGQDDQSHFLPIDEAQRIFKKEGRINTIAVLVKDPKEVASVSDEIEKIPDTQVVTMSQISGTIMNLVGSARTLLFSLIAVAIVISAFGIMNTLLMSVHERSREFGMMKAIGASGTDIGIMIMIETILVTTAGGILGMFGSFVGAGMIEKFVRSNIPYAPAGSLIAIEPVLIGECLLFSVILGLICGLYPAIRSSRLSPMEAIRSEFE; encoded by the coding sequence ATGAACTTCTGGTCACTGGCAGTAAAAAACCTCAGGAGGAGGAGGGTGAGAACTCTTCTCACCATCATAGGAGTTGCTATTGCTATTGCTGTCCTTTACTCCCTGTTATCGTTTAATGCAGGATATGAGAGACAACTTTCAGGTGAGATGAACAGCCTTGGCGTAAGTCTTCTTGCAGTTCCAAAAGGATGCCCGTATGAGGCTGCAAGTCTTGTCATGCATGGCGGAGTAATTCCGAAGTACCTGAATGAATCAAACCTGCAGACTATCAGGAGTACTACCGGGGTTGAGATAGCAACGCCGATGCTCCTGCAGCAGTTTACCAATAACGGAACATCTCACGTGGTGTACGGGATCGAGAGCGCCGAGATGCAGAAGATCAAACCCTGGTGGAAAGTTCAGGGGAGATTTTTTACAGATGATGAAAAGAACGTCATGGTAATCGGATCCGCACTTGCAGAACTTGATGGTGCAAAAGTTGGAGATACAATCCCGATAGGGCAGGCAAAAGAGCATTTTTCCATCGTAGGAATTCTTGAGCAAACCGGAGGGCAGGATGACCAGTCGCATTTCCTTCCAATAGATGAGGCGCAGCGTATCTTCAAAAAGGAGGGGAGGATCAATACCATTGCTGTTCTCGTGAAGGATCCAAAAGAGGTTGCTTCTGTATCTGATGAGATAGAGAAGATTCCTGATACGCAGGTTGTCACGATGTCACAGATATCAGGAACCATCATGAATCTGGTTGGATCTGCACGAACACTCCTCTTCTCTCTGATTGCGGTCGCAATTGTGATCAGTGCATTTGGGATCATGAATACACTCCTGATGTCAGTACATGAGCGTTCTCGCGAGTTCGGGATGATGAAGGCTATCGGGGCATCTGGAACAGATATCGGGATCATGATCATGATAGAGACGATCCTGGTTACAACTGCAGGTGGAATCCTGGGGATGTTCGGATCATTTGTCGGAGCAGGAATGATCGAGAAGTTTGTCAGATCAAATATTCCCTACGCTCCGGCAGGAAGTCTCATCGCCATAGAACCAGTTTTGATTGGAGAATGTCTGTTGTTTTCTGTCATATTAGGCCTGATATGTGGATTATACCCGGCTATCCGGTCATCACGACTCAGTCCCATGGAAGCCATCAGGAGTGAATTTGAATGA
- a CDS encoding aldo/keto reductase translates to MQYRHVQKNGDSLSVLGFGAMRLPTKRGRIDEERAKTQIRSAIDAGVNYIDTAFMYGESERILGDVLLDGYREKVKLATKLPPWQLQKPEDMETILNGQLKKLQTDHIDYYLLHALDANNWKKFQDLGVIEFLEKAKAAGKIINIGFSFHGDRKTFKEIIDVYDWVFCQIQYNFLDEDIQAGKEGLLYAASKDIAVIIMEPLRGGVLTQKIPSEVTKIYNSADKKRSPAEWALRWVWNHPEVTVVLSGMNNEAHIAENITTSEDAFAGSLTPEELSMMNEIKNVYRKLMKVACTGCSYCMPCPFGVNIPECFSFYNTYYMAGNRLITRGMYGFRLMGAMGGTTSHASLCKNCGKCVSLCPQHIPIPGELKNVSKTLSGWRTKILLPLVKMMVSRKKLDDSV, encoded by the coding sequence ATGCAGTACCGGCATGTTCAAAAAAATGGTGATTCTCTTTCTGTACTCGGATTCGGGGCGATGCGGCTCCCTACAAAAAGAGGGAGAATAGATGAAGAACGGGCAAAAACCCAGATCCGCAGTGCCATTGATGCGGGTGTCAACTACATCGATACCGCGTTCATGTATGGAGAGAGCGAGAGGATATTAGGAGATGTACTTCTGGACGGGTATCGGGAGAAAGTAAAACTTGCAACCAAACTTCCTCCATGGCAACTACAAAAACCAGAAGACATGGAGACAATTCTGAATGGTCAGCTCAAAAAACTTCAGACAGATCACATCGATTACTATCTTCTCCATGCTCTTGATGCAAACAACTGGAAGAAGTTTCAGGATCTCGGAGTCATTGAATTCCTGGAAAAGGCCAAGGCAGCAGGAAAGATCATCAACATCGGGTTCTCATTTCACGGTGATCGAAAGACCTTCAAAGAGATCATTGATGTATATGACTGGGTGTTCTGCCAGATTCAGTACAACTTTCTTGATGAGGATATCCAGGCCGGGAAAGAAGGGTTGCTTTATGCAGCATCTAAAGATATTGCAGTCATAATCATGGAGCCTCTGCGGGGAGGTGTCCTGACCCAGAAAATCCCTTCTGAAGTTACAAAGATCTATAATTCTGCTGATAAAAAACGCTCCCCCGCAGAATGGGCTCTCAGATGGGTCTGGAATCATCCTGAAGTAACAGTAGTCCTCTCCGGGATGAATAATGAGGCACATATTGCAGAAAACATTACAACATCAGAAGATGCCTTTGCTGGATCCCTGACCCCTGAAGAACTCTCCATGATGAATGAGATCAAAAATGTGTACCGAAAATTGATGAAAGTGGCATGTACCGGCTGTTCGTACTGCATGCCCTGTCCATTTGGAGTAAATATTCCCGAGTGCTTCTCATTTTATAACACGTATTACATGGCAGGGAACCGGCTGATAACAAGAGGGATGTACGGGTTTCGACTCATGGGAGCGATGGGAGGAACAACATCTCATGCCTCGCTCTGTAAAAACTGCGGTAAATGCGTCTCCCTGTGTCCCCAGCACATTCCCATACCCGGTGAACTCAAGAATGTATCAAAGACGCTCAGTGGCTGGAGAACAAAAATACTGCTACCGCTGGTTAAAATGATGGTTAGCAGGAAAAAACTGGATGATTCTGTATAG
- the cysS gene encoding cysteine--tRNA ligase — MQLYSTLSKTIEPLETLSPDRVSMFVCGPTVYDYSHLGHARTYVVFDVLAKYLRWTGKEVFYLQNITDVDDKIIDRAAREQVSQASLSRQFEREYIRDMHSLGVDAVSYYARATTHIPEIISQIERLVRKGVAYTTDTGVYFNIDTFEHNGELSGQKRDKRVSRVTDVTKQNPEDFALWKFGEWGEYTWDSPWGRGRPGWHIEDTAISEKYFGQQYDIHGGGLDLIFPHHEAEIAQMESLEGRHPMVRYWLHTGFLTVKGEKMSKSLGNFVTIRDALKLWSKDVLRYYILLSHYRSPLQATDEGLASAEKALEHIRAIATHDNGANLEGRKAFTDAMDADLKTPMALAAIQSLASAGDITALTEYGEILGIHFLREKSVPLAILQDIRSELRTRKQFELADLIREKMVSAGITITDSPL, encoded by the coding sequence TTGCAGTTATACAGTACACTATCAAAGACCATCGAACCGCTTGAGACGCTCTCCCCTGATCGGGTTTCGATGTTTGTCTGCGGCCCTACCGTGTATGACTACTCACACCTGGGCCATGCCAGAACGTATGTGGTCTTTGATGTACTGGCAAAGTATCTCCGCTGGACCGGGAAAGAGGTCTTTTACCTGCAGAATATCACCGACGTGGATGATAAGATCATCGACCGGGCTGCGAGAGAGCAGGTCTCCCAGGCATCGCTCTCACGGCAGTTCGAGCGTGAATATATCAGGGATATGCATTCTCTCGGTGTTGATGCAGTGAGTTACTATGCCAGGGCAACCACCCATATACCCGAAATAATCAGTCAGATCGAACGGCTAGTCAGGAAAGGCGTGGCATATACTACAGATACCGGTGTTTACTTCAATATTGATACATTTGAACACAATGGTGAGTTGTCCGGACAGAAACGGGATAAGAGGGTCAGCCGTGTTACTGATGTGACCAAGCAGAACCCTGAAGATTTCGCTCTCTGGAAATTCGGAGAGTGGGGTGAATATACCTGGGATTCTCCATGGGGAAGGGGCAGACCCGGGTGGCATATCGAGGATACGGCAATCTCTGAAAAATACTTCGGCCAGCAGTATGACATTCACGGTGGAGGACTTGATCTCATCTTTCCCCATCATGAGGCCGAGATCGCCCAGATGGAATCGCTTGAGGGAAGGCATCCGATGGTGCGGTACTGGCTCCACACCGGCTTTTTGACAGTAAAAGGTGAGAAGATGTCGAAATCCCTTGGCAATTTTGTCACCATCAGAGATGCCCTCAAATTATGGAGCAAGGATGTATTACGGTATTATATCCTCCTTTCACATTATCGATCTCCGCTTCAGGCAACCGATGAGGGATTAGCCAGTGCCGAAAAAGCCCTGGAGCATATTCGTGCTATAGCAACACACGACAACGGGGCAAACCTCGAAGGAAGAAAGGCGTTTACTGATGCGATGGATGCAGATCTCAAGACTCCTATGGCACTTGCTGCAATCCAGTCTCTTGCATCTGCAGGTGATATCACTGCTCTGACAGAGTATGGTGAGATTCTTGGGATACATTTCCTACGAGAAAAAAGCGTGCCTCTTGCAATACTACAGGATATCAGATCAGAGCTGAGGACCAGGAAACAGTTTGAACTGGCAGATCTGATCCGCGAGAAGATGGTCAGTGCCGGCATAACCATTACCGATTCTCCATTATAA